A window from Nitrosopumilus adriaticus encodes these proteins:
- a CDS encoding archease encodes MSYKFLDHATDAIIEITAKDIKEAFALAAEAEINLTLDQDKVEEKGKMDFNANGKDLRYLLFSWLEEIPFLLITEGFAIKRIEFNIEENDGYTIKATAYGEPLDVQKHNFKVEIKAPTFYDMEIRTNGKVYMRFLLDL; translated from the coding sequence TTGAGTTACAAGTTTTTAGATCATGCAACAGATGCAATTATCGAAATTACTGCAAAAGATATCAAAGAAGCATTTGCTCTAGCCGCAGAAGCAGAAATTAATCTAACACTTGATCAAGACAAAGTTGAAGAAAAAGGCAAAATGGATTTCAATGCAAATGGAAAAGATTTACGTTATCTTCTGTTTAGCTGGCTTGAAGAGATCCCATTTCTTTTGATAACTGAAGGATTTGCAATAAAACGAATTGAGTTTAATATTGAGGAAAATGACGGCTATACCATCAAGGCAACAGCATATGGGGAGCCACTTGATGTTCAAAAACACAATTTCAAGGTGGAGATAAAGGCCCCAACATTTTATGACATGGAAATTAGAACAAATGGTAAAGTCTACATGAGATTTTTACTTGATTTGTGA
- a CDS encoding CFI-box-CTERM domain-containing protein, with amino-acid sequence MSLEKGFYTTDENFTFIGNQEGKEQVFVIIYDWSGTYIGMLSDINPSQGEFSVIPRPVTMFFEDEGIYNATAFTNNQTQNNGITIQLEFDGKKLFQVPDFVLQLKTIADRSVEVEKTISFTAGLIDSSITDAVFSLEGEPTGATIDPSTGKFVWTPSKSQGNIQDVFYTFDIVVNKGSQEDKEKITITVKKAYEEPAPKPKQTTPEPEPEPKELQIPASFVDESKDPQSYVDRYNNEASYKKWFDDNFSEYESIYQAVGLDEPLQIPASFVDEAKDPQSYVDRYNNEASYKKWFDDNFSEYESIYQAVGIEEPKELAAFVDPNLDPQYYIDRYNKEVTYKKWFDETYPDITIYDAVGIQKPVMEEPEMEEPESGECGEGTDLVDGVCVIVDNSEGGGCLIATATYGTEMAPQVQLLREIRDNQLMNTDSGASFMTGFNQLYYSFSPTIADIERENPVFREAVKIGITPLLSSLSILSFAESESEVLGYGIGVIMMNIGVYFVAPAIIILKSRKYIKI; translated from the coding sequence ATGTCCCTAGAAAAGGGGTTTTACACAACTGATGAAAATTTTACTTTTATTGGAAATCAGGAGGGTAAAGAGCAAGTCTTTGTCATAATTTATGATTGGTCAGGAACATACATAGGAATGTTATCAGATATTAATCCAAGTCAAGGGGAATTTTCTGTAATTCCAAGACCAGTAACAATGTTCTTTGAAGATGAAGGGATCTATAATGCCACAGCATTTACTAATAATCAAACACAGAATAACGGAATTACAATTCAATTAGAGTTTGATGGAAAAAAATTATTTCAGGTTCCAGACTTTGTATTACAACTAAAAACTATTGCAGATAGATCAGTTGAAGTAGAAAAAACTATTTCATTCACTGCTGGGCTTATTGATAGTTCAATCACAGATGCAGTTTTTAGTTTAGAGGGAGAACCAACTGGTGCTACAATTGATCCAAGTACGGGTAAGTTTGTTTGGACACCATCAAAATCTCAAGGAAACATCCAAGATGTATTTTACACATTTGATATTGTTGTAAATAAAGGAAGCCAAGAAGACAAGGAAAAAATTACAATTACTGTAAAAAAGGCATATGAAGAACCTGCTCCAAAACCAAAACAAACCACACCTGAACCGGAGCCAGAACCTAAAGAATTACAAATTCCAGCTTCATTTGTTGATGAATCAAAAGATCCACAGAGTTATGTTGACAGGTACAACAATGAGGCAAGCTACAAGAAATGGTTTGATGATAATTTTTCAGAGTATGAATCAATTTATCAGGCTGTAGGTTTGGATGAACCATTACAAATTCCAGCTTCATTTGTTGATGAAGCAAAAGATCCACAGAGTTATGTTGACAGGTACAACAATGAGGCAAGCTACAAGAAATGGTTTGATGATAATTTTTCAGAGTATGAATCAATTTATCAGGCTGTAGGAATTGAAGAGCCTAAAGAGTTAGCAGCATTTGTTGATCCAAATTTAGATCCTCAATACTATATTGACAGATACAATAAAGAAGTCACATACAAAAAGTGGTTTGATGAGACATATCCAGACATTACAATTTACGATGCTGTAGGTATTCAAAAACCAGTAATGGAAGAACCAGAAATGGAAGAACCAGAAAGTGGCGAGTGTGGTGAAGGAACTGATTTGGTAGATGGAGTATGTGTGATTGTAGATAATTCTGAAGGAGGGGGTTGCCTCATTGCAACAGCAACATATGGTACTGAGATGGCTCCACAAGTTCAATTACTCAGAGAAATTCGTGATAATCAGTTAATGAATACTGATTCAGGTGCATCATTTATGACAGGATTCAACCAACTCTACTATTCATTCTCACCAACAATCGCAGATATTGAAAGAGAAAATCCAGTATTTAGAGAAGCAGTAAAGATTGGAATCACCCCATTATTATCATCATTGTCAATCCTATCATTTGCCGAATCAGAATCAGAGGTTTTAGGTTATGGTATAGGTGTTATTATGATGAATATAGGAGTGTATTTTGTGGCACCCGCAATCATAATTTTGAAATCAAGAAAATACATCAAAATTTAA
- a CDS encoding fibronectin type III domain-containing protein, whose protein sequence is MKIIFSILFLLCIASIQSGYAQPEFAFNFGTTGSDNDELDTPTDVIMDKNGKNLYVVDNKNNRINVFEDDGDDDFLYGSFCDIVEIQNCNSDADGANEDGDGQFNDPISIARDALGKFFVVDSDNSRIQVFDDDGEFQFKFGSSDSGIDEYLGSAIGITIQESTNNILVSDIERDSISVFDSTGDFLFKFDSFDGNNDFQNPTNMVIDNSEDMLYVTDSGNDRIIIFELVDGTTCPSGTEESVGGVCFVKQFGTSGDDNGEFDDPSGLAFDSTNNLLYVSDTDNNRIQIFEIIDDTTCPSGTEEIVDGVCFVEEFGTLGTSDENFDSPMGIALNPTNDLLFVADSDNDRIQAFNVNPEPVALIPDKPDNVKAFPISPTSVMISWNKPIMDESVPEITGYKIEYKISSGDFIIITANTASKSTSFIHQGLDSDEVYFYRVYSINSEGTSVSSSIVSVKPEHTTTPAALTATAISPSQIKLSWLPPSETFGQTIKGYEIKREIIPGVYDNVGETSGSTRTLIVSNLATDKTYSFAVSAKIGFGSTQESNTASATPRDDSVDTSEEPIESTAVQMTVSSPPIKLTATVVSGTQINLSWSPPVEDGNTPITGYKIEMKKDSNPYTTLVEDSESTTRTYAHTNLITNTKYTYKVSAINNVGISEPSNEFSATPKSTNVQISPLGKLTIDEGKFLSFTVKLVDKSVKDVVFSLEKNPPAGAKIISNTGMFSWTPSTSDGGKTYTFDVVAKKDGLSDRKAITITVNDVIGNSEPETELEPEPKTDPEELGLASFVDESKDPQSYVDRYNNEASYKKWFDDNFSEYESIYQAVGLDEPLQIPASFVDEAKDPQSYVDRYNNEASYKKWFDDNFSEYESIYQAVGLDEPKVVEKKFGICGPGTKLIEGVCTIIEKQVVKPWWQFW, encoded by the coding sequence ATGAAAATAATTTTTAGCATACTATTTCTGCTTTGCATAGCATCAATTCAAAGTGGATATGCCCAACCAGAGTTTGCCTTCAACTTTGGAACAACAGGCTCAGACAATGATGAGCTTGATACACCAACTGATGTAATTATGGATAAAAATGGAAAAAACCTCTATGTGGTAGATAACAAGAATAATAGAATTAATGTGTTTGAAGATGATGGAGATGATGATTTTCTGTATGGGTCATTTTGTGATATTGTGGAAATTCAGAATTGTAATAGTGATGCTGATGGGGCAAATGAAGACGGGGATGGTCAATTCAACGATCCAATCAGTATTGCAAGGGACGCATTAGGAAAATTCTTTGTAGTAGATTCAGATAACTCTAGAATTCAGGTATTTGATGATGATGGAGAATTTCAATTTAAATTTGGATCATCAGATAGTGGTATTGATGAATATCTTGGGTCAGCCATAGGAATTACAATACAAGAATCAACGAATAATATTCTAGTTTCTGATATTGAAAGGGATTCAATTTCCGTTTTTGACTCTACAGGGGATTTTCTGTTTAAATTTGATTCATTTGATGGTAACAATGATTTTCAAAATCCAACAAACATGGTAATTGATAACTCTGAAGATATGTTATATGTTACAGATTCAGGAAATGACAGAATTATAATTTTTGAACTAGTTGATGGTACAACTTGCCCTAGTGGAACTGAGGAATCAGTTGGTGGTGTTTGTTTTGTAAAACAGTTTGGAACTTCAGGAGATGATAATGGTGAATTTGATGATCCTTCAGGTCTAGCATTTGATTCTACAAACAATCTTCTTTACGTTTCAGATACCGACAATAACAGAATCCAGATATTTGAAATAATTGATGATACAACTTGCCCTAGTGGAACTGAGGAAATTGTTGATGGTGTTTGTTTTGTAGAAGAATTCGGTACTTTGGGAACAAGTGATGAAAATTTTGATTCCCCTATGGGAATAGCACTTAATCCAACAAATGATTTATTGTTTGTAGCTGATTCAGATAATGATAGAATACAAGCATTTAATGTAAATCCAGAACCAGTTGCATTAATTCCAGATAAGCCAGATAATGTGAAGGCATTTCCAATATCACCAACATCAGTAATGATTTCTTGGAACAAGCCTATTATGGATGAAAGCGTGCCTGAAATCACCGGATATAAGATAGAATACAAAATTAGTTCAGGAGATTTCATAATAATTACTGCAAACACTGCAAGCAAATCTACATCATTTATTCATCAAGGACTGGATTCAGATGAAGTTTATTTTTATCGTGTATATTCTATTAATTCAGAGGGCACAAGTGTTTCATCATCAATTGTTTCTGTAAAGCCAGAACATACCACAACTCCTGCGGCATTAACTGCAACAGCAATTTCTCCCAGCCAGATAAAGCTTTCATGGTTACCACCATCAGAAACATTTGGTCAAACAATAAAAGGATATGAAATTAAACGAGAAATTATTCCAGGAGTCTATGACAACGTTGGTGAGACAAGCGGTAGTACTAGAACATTAATTGTTAGTAATTTAGCAACTGACAAAACATACTCTTTTGCAGTAAGTGCAAAGATTGGGTTTGGTTCTACACAAGAATCAAACACAGCATCGGCAACTCCAAGAGATGATTCTGTAGATACATCAGAAGAACCCATAGAATCTACTGCAGTTCAAATGACAGTTTCTTCACCACCAATTAAATTAACAGCAACAGTTGTTTCAGGAACTCAAATCAATTTATCATGGAGTCCACCAGTTGAGGATGGAAATACGCCAATCACAGGTTATAAAATTGAAATGAAAAAAGACAGTAATCCCTATACAACACTAGTTGAAGATTCTGAAAGTACAACTAGAACATACGCACATACAAACCTAATTACAAATACAAAGTATACCTATAAGGTTTCAGCAATTAATAATGTTGGAATAAGTGAACCATCAAATGAATTTTCTGCCACACCAAAATCAACAAATGTCCAAATTAGCCCTCTAGGGAAACTTACAATTGACGAAGGGAAATTCCTATCTTTCACTGTTAAACTCGTAGATAAATCAGTAAAAGACGTAGTGTTTAGCTTAGAGAAAAATCCACCAGCGGGTGCAAAAATTATTTCAAATACAGGCATGTTTTCATGGACTCCATCAACATCAGATGGTGGGAAAACATACACATTTGATGTTGTAGCAAAAAAGGATGGATTATCAGATAGAAAAGCAATTACAATTACTGTAAATGATGTTATAGGTAATTCAGAACCTGAAACAGAGCTAGAACCTGAACCTAAAACAGATCCTGAAGAACTTGGATTAGCTTCATTTGTTGATGAATCAAAAGATCCACAGAGTTATGTTGACAGGTACAACAATGAGGCAAGCTACAAGAAATGGTTTGATGATAATTTTTCAGAGTATGAATCAATTTATCAGGCTGTAGGTTTGGATGAACCATTACAAATTCCAGCTTCATTTGTTGATGAAGCAAAAGATCCACAGAGTTATGTTGACAGGTACAACAATGAGGCAAGCTACAAGAAATGGTTTGATGATAATTTTTCAGAGTATGAATCAATTTATCAGGCTGTAGGTTTGGATGAACCTAAAGTAGTAGAGAAAAAGTTTGGAATATGTGGTCCTGGAACAAAACTTATCGAAGGTGTATGTACAATTATTGAAAAACAAGTTGTAAAACCTTGGTGGCAATTTTGGTAA